The DNA segment ACCATTGTACGGGTACTCTAAGGCTTTTATCTACAGGCAATATACTACCGGCATTGAGCACATCCGGATTGACACCAAAAACCTGGAGTAGACGTGCGGTTTGATGCACGCAATTATTATCGACGATGCACCAGCCCCGCTCCCTCAATTTGAATGCGTAGTCTCGTGCTTGTTCTGGATTGGCATTTGAGACCGATAATCTTTTGTAAGAGTGATACCGTATATGGGGACCAGATGACATTATCTCTAGCATCTCATTAAGACTGCCTTGACCACACCAAAAGTCGACATCGCCACCTGGTGCAACACGACTGTAACTCAGTAGTGCGGGCAGATGCCACATGGGCGTGCGCAACAAATGATCAGTCGAGCCAAAAAAATAACGCTCAGCATCAAGAGCAAAACCCCAGGCTACATGACCAAAGCCAATTGCTTGCTTAAAATTGATAAAGACAAAAGCATCAAGAGACTCTCTGTTTAACATAGATCAGAAGCCTCTTGAGACTTAGTTTGCTTTGTCTGCCTGACTGCTTCAAGTTGGCCCTCTAGCTGGCCAATGCGGATAAATGCTTGTTCAAGGCGGCTCTGATTTGCTTGCAAAAGAGTCAAAGCCAGCTCCAGTTGAGCCGCAAGCTCGGTAGCCTCACGACTTTGATCTACTCTAGTGTGCAGCTTAAACTGCACGCCGGCAGCAGACAAAAACATTTTGACAAAATTACCGCCGTCATCTACCACGGCTCCAGGCAAATCACCTTCGCCTTCAACAAGTGACACTTCCTGGTCGCTAATTTGCTCCAGTTCGTCTTTCTTTTCCTCGCTGGGAGGTTGCAGCGTCAGGTCACTTTCCAATTAAGATGCCTCTTTTATCTACTATCTTTAATACCCAAAACGGCAACCCTGTAGCAAATTTATCAGACAAGACCACAATTTATTAAAGTGCCAGAGCGAGTCTACCAGTCTGATAAATTCGGACAACCGTGGCATTTGGAGCTAATCTCGAGAATTCTGCCCTAAAATTGTTTGGACTGGTCGATAAACAGGTAAAAACCTAATGGCGGGTTAATTACCTATATGTATAAACTTAATCAGCAAAACTGATTAACTGTCTTATCAGCGTTAAATGAACAAACAGCAAAAGCAGCAATCCACCACACTTAGATTGAGCAAACTCGACCGTCGGATGCCGACACTCGAGCTAATTGGTCAGTGCCTGGCTGAGGCTCAAAAAAATCCAGGACGCAATATTGAGCAGCCCTTTGCTGTTGGCAAACCGGTCTATACCTATAGCCTTGCCTGCACTTTCGACCCGACCCAACATACGGCCGAGGCCAATTGGACGCTATTCCAGGGTGAAGGTCAATATCGCGAGTCATTGTGGACTTATCAAACCGGAGATCCGGCTTTGATACTCAACCTTTTACTCAAAGAATGTCAGCCTGGCGATGAAATCAAGCCCGCCGGCCAAATGACAACAATTGGACCGACAGCAGCTACTGCCGCCATTAGTCTGACGAGATTGCAAGCGGTAAACCTCAAAGATGCCGATATCATAAAGGGTGAAGAAAAGCCCCAGGAGCCTATCGGCTACTTCAAAAAACCCACTGAACACAAACTCGAAGCAGTCAGACCAGGCGCTCCGACACCGCCAACTGGCAGCCTCATGCCGCAAATACATCAAGCCATGCCAGCCTTTCAGCAGGCAACACCTGCGCCCGCCCCTTACGGCACTTTGCCCCAGCAAAATGCAGCACAAGCCCCGCCCGCCCCTTATCAACCACCAAAAGCCCCTTCCAGTACTGGCGAAATCGGCACAATTAGTGGCTCTCGCCCTCCCATCAGCGCCTGGGGTACAACGCCCCAACCGGGCTTATTGAGTCAACCGCCGGCAGCTCCTGAGCCCGGTGCAAGCGCGCAGGCCAAACCTGAAATCAAAATGAGCTATAGTGCCGAACCGCCCCCCACATTGCAGCTTAAAGCGGTGGGCAAAGACGGACGTGGTGAGCCTCTCGACTACCAGTCTGAGACTGTGCCGCATTATTTTATGAATCCTCCGCCCTATACCAGGAGGCCGCCCACTCTCGATGGCGATTTGACCGATATGACACCACCGAGCCTTTTGCAGTCAATGCAAATCGGCAAAATGACTGGTGTCTTGATGGTCATTTCCCACGAAGATATGGTCGAAATCTACTTTGAAGAAGGCTTACCTATCCATGCGATAGCTCCGGACAGTAAGGGCGAAGCAGCTGTAATGGAGCTTTTGATGTGGGATGTGGGCAAATTTGCCTTTTATCCCAACGAACGCACCACCGAACGCACAGTGAGAAGACGTATGGAAGGCATGCTGATGGAGTCAGCGCCTCTCATGGACCAGTATCGCTATCTAGCCGAAGTCGGTCTGTCTATGAACTCCTATGTCGTGCGCCGTCAGGGCATGATTAGTGAATCTGAGTTTGAGCAGCGAGTGCAGCGCGGTGCTCGTATGGACATGGAAAAGCAGAAACAGTTTTATCAGCTGATCGACAATAAGAGCACTCTCTTTGATCTGCTGCGCAAAATGCCCATGCCAAAAGTGGAATGGATACCCACTCTCTACAATCTCATTTGCTGTGATCTGGCAGCACCATCTGGCAATGCTCAAATCGAGCAGGCGATACCGCCCCTGGAGGCAATGGGCATAGACCGAGCCCCAATCGAAGCTGCTCTCAAAGCGCTTAAGAGACCGGCCACTGGTCTGATTGACTACCCGGTGATATTGCATAACCTGGAACAAGAATTTTTTAGATACGAGCATACCGCCACACCTTTTTGCATTCTATTGTTTGACATGCGCTATCGCTCTAAAACCGGGCTTGATCTTTTGCCTCCAGTGGCAATCCAGGAAGCAGCTAAGCGTATTGCCACAGTCAAGCGTAATATCGACTGCCTAGCCCACTTTGAACAAGCTGGTTTTATCCTAGTATTGCCCAGCACCCAGGTCTCAGCCGCCACTCTGGTAGCAAAACGACTTTGTGACATATTGTGGGACTCCAGTCTCGGCGGCAACCTCGACAGTCGCAGCCTGGCCCTGGCTTTTGGCGTGGCCGGCATGCCCGAAGACTGCCAGGACCTGGGCAGCCTGCTAAATAGCGCCCGAGAATCATTGAATCAATCCAAACGCTCAGGTAGCCCTGTGGTTGGAACAAAGAAGAACAATTAAGCTCCTTTTAAGACATACTCTTTTGGGCTATACTGAGTGTGAGGATATGTCATGGACACGGGTCTCAATAGCGCCGAAATAACCCCGCTTAAAAGCGATTATGAGCACCTAAAAGGCTGCCAGATAGTACTGTTTGATGGTGTTTGTGGTCTCTGTGATCGCTTTGTGCAAACTGTGCTCGACAACGATCCAGTTGGGAGCTTTTATTTTGCCCCGCTCCAGGGTCCTCTCGCCCAAGCCACCCTCGCTCGCCACGGACTGGATGCTGAGAGCTTGGAGTCAGTCTTTTTAGTACAAAATTACGCCACGCCCGCTGAGACTGTCACAGCCAAATCTAACGCTGCTCTCAAAGTCATGGCCCAACTAAAAGGTCCTATTAGCTGGCTTAAAATGGCATTTATTGTGCCGCGTTTTATCCGGGACTTTGTCTACAATGTAATCGCCCAAAATCGCTATCAAATTTTTGGCAAAGTAGAGCAGTGTCGCCTACCAGATCCAGCCCAGAGAGCGCGATTTGTCGACATCTAAAAAGACATTGTTTAAGCTCAAGGCGATTGTGGGTCTGCTCACTATCAACTTTGGGCTGGTCACTGTTGATAGCCAGGCGCAAAACAAAGCAATTAAATCCGCTCCTCCGTGGGAGGCGCAGGCTCGCATAGCCCAACAAAAACTAGCAAAAAATGATCATCTCGGCGCGATCAACGCCTGGAGCGAAATCATCGAAAAGTATCCCAGTCGTTATGAGCCGCTCTATCAAAGGGCTTTGATTTTAAGAACAATTGGGGATACTGCCGGCGCCCTCGACGATCTCGATAAGGCACTAGAAATCAACGGCAACTATGCTAGTGCATTGATTCAGAGAGCCATACTCAAGCACAAAATCAATGACATCAAACCGGCCCTGGCAGACATAGAGCGTGCCGTCACCCTGGCGCCAAAATCCTACCAGGCTTATGTGGAGCGCAGCTCAATCAAATATGTCCTGGGTGACTTCCAGGGCGCCTTTAGTGACTACAACACAGCTGTAGCCCTCAATCCAGAGCTGGGTAAAAACGTCAATAAATTAGTCCAACCACAATCTGCTCAAATCAATACCCCCCATGTCCAGGGTAGTGCCCAGACTTATCCAAACAAGCTCAATCTCGATAAACTGGCAAGCGAATTTAAATTTGGCAGTGGTCCAAATGCTGGCTCTTTTAGCAGTACGTCTATCAATGTGCCAGCTGGTAACCAGAGCCCAGCAAACGCAAGCAACATAGGCAGCAGCACTACTGACAGTGGCAAAGCCACAAGCACCACCAATGCCATCACTATTAATACCACCACTGGTGTAGCCACACGCACCAGATCTAATCAACCTCGCTCAGCCAGCCAGAGCCAGAGTATTAGCAATAGCTTTAACAACACCGCTAGCGCTAGCGATACCGGCAGCACAGTGGCAACCGACTTATCAGCCCCGCCTCAGACTAATGCTGCCGCGTCTCCAACTGAACCAGCAAATGATGAGACCCCAGCTCAATTGGCTCACCACAACAATCAAGCAGCTCAAGCAATTAACAATAAAGAATTCGCCAGAGCAGTAGATATCCTGGAGCGACTGCTGACTAACCATCCAGATTATGCCCATGCCAGAGACAATCTGGTGATTGCTCACAACAACTGGGGTCTGGCTCAGGCTGTACGCAAACCAGAATTAGCAGCGCAACAATTCAGAGCAGCACTCTTTGTCGACAGCACCCAGGCGGCAGCCAGACGCAATCTCAACTCACTGATTACCGAGATCGGTAAAGATCCCCATAACCCGCAAGACAGAATGGCTCTGGCTGAACAGCTACTTGCTCAAAATGATCGAGCAGGCGCCTATGTCGAAGCAGCCGAAGCCTGCCGTATACGTAACACCAGAGAAACCAGACTAAAACTGGCGCAAGTAATAGCCTCAATGGATAATGCCGATACATCTGTAGCAGAAAAAACCGCTGTTATAGCAGGAGACAAAGCACCGACAAAATTTGAGCCCGCCAAGGAAATGCCAATCCCAGCTGGCAAACAAGCAAGCACCACGACACAATCCGAGGGACAGGCACAGATACAGACACAGGGACAGGCGCCGCCACTAGCACAGGCACAATCACCAGTGCAGTCGCAGGCACCAGCAGATCCGCCAATCACAGTCAACAATATCATCGCCGAAAGCCCGTCTAGCACGCCGGATGATAGCGCACCGGATATGGATATGCCACCACCAGTGCAGGCATACGATCAAGAATCAATAAAATCACGTATGGAATCCGCCCCGGAAGAAGTCTTTATGGTGGCAAAACAGTTTGCAGCCGAGGGTAATTATATCGATGCCGAACAGCTGTTACTCAAGCTAACGCAAAGGCAACACACCGCTGGCGATACCAGGATGGAAGCTCTCAATGAATCTATTTTGGAGACACTGGTCAGTATCAATCAAAAGCTCAATCGTTTTGACAAAGCAGAACTACATCTAAGACAGCTGGTCAAAATGCAAGAGCGCTCCAGACCACAAGATGATCCGCATCTGGGTAAAACGTTAGCAGAATACGCTCAGGCGCTGCGCGCCAATGGCAAAGAACAGGAAGCGTTAAAGCAAGAAACCCGGGCCAACTTGATTTTGGGAAGAATTTCAGCAAGAGAATGAGTCAAGCAAAGCGGCCCAAAGCATTGCTTACATTTTTTCGTACCACACCGGTCCGTCATTAGCAGGTTTATCTGGAGTAGCAGCCACTGGAGCGACACTGCCGCTTTCTTCTGGTAGCAAATCTAGCAATCTTATATAGAGCTTTGCTATTTGAGAACGCTCTTCATCACTCCACGGCAAAGGTCTAAACTCATCAAGAATAGCGAATACTTCAGAGCGCTTCTTGGCGCCCTGAATACGCTTAAACCAGGCATTCAAATCCATTTGAGTCATAACTAATAGCCTCGATTATTGACTGACTAAATGCAACTGGCGCAAATGCCATCACATAAAACAAGAGACTCGCGGAATTGTCTCCCGCGAGTCTCTCTTAACACTGCTGGAGTTAACAGCGATTATTTATCGCCGTCGAGCTCACCGATGCTGAATGAATCTGGCTTGAAAGGAGTTTCGAAACCTTTCATGACACCATTTTTGACACCATAGTAGGTGCCTTTGAGGCCGCCAACTACGAGGCCGGCAGGCAATGTGACTACGCTAACCAGGAGGTTAGCAGGACCACAATCCTTACCATGGATTTTTTCGGAGCCAGCTACAGTCATGTCGATGTATGACTTGTAGGACTGACGTACTACGTTAATTGGCACGCCAACTACGGTACCAGCAACAACGCCGCCGACTCTTGTGGGCAGAAGAGAAGCCTGAGTTACAGTCTCCATGTTATCTTCTGCTGCAAATGCTGGTGCTACGGCTGCAACTGATGCAACCAGAGCTAGTGCCAGACTCGATACTTTCTTATTCAAAATGAACCTCCTAATAAGCTCACCAGATGGTAAATGGTTATCGCTTGACGTCCCTGAGAAACGCCCCCAATAAATCAATCTTCCGACAGGTCATGCCTCTCGTCAACCTTATGCAATTATCGGACAGTGGCAAATGCTCTTTTTCCGACACACCCGGTCGCCAAGTACCAGTGGTGCAATAGTCATTTTTCCACGTTGTCCGGCAAAACTCAAGAAGCGTCTTAAAATCAAAAACTTTCTGGTATCACTGGCAGTTGATTATTTTGAGTACAAAATCCAGTGCCTTCCACTCTGCCCAGTAGTTGTCACGCACCACAGCAACACCAGTACAACCCAGATCATTTATTGACAATTGATTGGCGCTGACAAAACTGACATGCCCCCCGTGCCTTGGTGCGAGTAGTTGCACACAGGCACCACTGCCCTTAGTCTCAACCTCGCTTATGCCATCAAAAGACTCAAAAGGCACAAGCGGATCATCGTGCGCGGCAATAATTAGTGTTGGGATATCAATTTGCTTGAGCATCGGTCTCGCACTTGCCCCTGCATAATATTCGGCAGCACACTTGTAACCAGCATCTATAGACGTATAGCGATCATCAAATTGTCTCAAACTCTGTATTTGCGATAGTGGTCCAATGTCATATACATCTGGAAACAAACGCGCCTTGTCACGAATTTTTTGTTTGAGACTATAAAGAAAATTATGCTCATACAGTTTATTGATGCCACTCTCGATAGCTTGCACCGAAAGATCAAGATCTATCGGCGGCGAAATAGCGACGACGCCACTGAGCAAATCACTACCAACCAGACCAAGCTCAGCAGCAGCCTTTAAAACGATATTGCCACCAAGACTGAAACCACAAGCAAATACTCTTTGAGCATTTGTAGTCTGCTTGAGATACTCCGCCACGCGGCAAAGATCTTGACTGAGACCGGCATTATATAAACCGCTTGCCAGGTCCAGTCGACCTTCGCAATTTCTCATATTCATTCTAAAAACACTGAGCCCGGAGTCCAGGGACTTCTCGCAGAGACCCTGGACATAGGTAGCCTGGGCGGAGCTTTCAAGGCCGTGAACAATAATGAGCAAATTAGTAGATAACGATTTGGCAGGTTTGTGGAGATAGCCAGTGATAAAAACGTCCTTATCCACCTCAATAAGGCACTCCTGCGCAGTGCTCCTGGTCAGTGGAAAGCGCCGCCCCATGAGGAGCGGAGCAATGGTCATCAGATGACCATTACTTAAGCCCGAAGCAGGCTTAAACGGGTGGCTTAAAAATTCAGTCAAATCCACTGCCAATCTTTGTTTTGCAGACATTGCTATAATGAAATAGCATAATTGCAAAACTTATGCACTGCCAAAAATCGCTCCACCAATCACCCTGGTACTGTAAAACCACTAGCACCCAGACTTTACAGCTACTAAAATCAGATTCAGACCCGCATTCTAGTTTTTTGGTCCTACCCCCGCAGCAAAAGCCTGATATCACTATGCTTTCAGATGGCGAACCAGCATTTTTTGGAATGTTTATCATATTTGCACTGCTGGTTTTGCTCGGTGTGGCACAAAATAGCGGGCTTTTGCCGGCACTGCATTACTAACGGCACGGGGATCCTATGTACAGCCGTTTTTTGCCACCACTATTAGCTGTATTATCGATATTGCTCTTTGCCACAGGCTGCGCCACAGAGCCCCCTGGCGATATGGCATTGACCCACAATACCCGCGTAGAGCTGGTGGACTGGCACATCGCCGGTCTATGGGTGATTAACTGCCCTGTATGCTGGTTTAGGGTCTATAACTACAATTCAGTACCAATCACAGGCATCACCATCAGTTATGTCACTTACGACTATGAGGGCAAGCCGCTCGATAAAGGTACCTTTGTCATCGAGGGCGATGATGCCACAGTAGGACCTGGTCAGGTCCACAACTACATCGAAAAATACGTCGGTCTAGTTAGCCTCGAAAGCGACAAGCTATCGACCCAATTAGTCTCAGTAAAGCTGGGCGAAAACCACTAAGAGCGGCGCTACTGAGCAAGCCATGCTGACTGTAGCGACAAAAAAAATGATGCCTTAATAAGGCTGATGCTCGTTGGTCTCTTTGAAGGCCGAACGCCAGACGACGTATGCAATAGCCCCGTAAAGCAGACAAATGATCAGGCAAGTAAGACCGGGCATCTTCTGGAAGATACGCGCAAAGGGTCTGACAAGAAAGTCGACTGCAAAAAATCCGATTGTTGTAACTGGCATAGCGCTCCTCCTGTTGACATCATTATAGTCACGGAAAAGCCTCACGGCCGTTGGATTACAGCAAGTAAATTTATTTCGCTCTAAGAATTAGTGGCTTTTGTACTTTTGGTTGCGGATCCATCTACCAGCCAGAGCTGGTGAGACCAGATCGGGGCAAAGGATGAGTACAACGCCGATAAGGA comes from the Candidatus Obscuribacter sp. genome and includes:
- a CDS encoding DUF4388 domain-containing protein — translated: MNKQQKQQSTTLRLSKLDRRMPTLELIGQCLAEAQKNPGRNIEQPFAVGKPVYTYSLACTFDPTQHTAEANWTLFQGEGQYRESLWTYQTGDPALILNLLLKECQPGDEIKPAGQMTTIGPTAATAAISLTRLQAVNLKDADIIKGEEKPQEPIGYFKKPTEHKLEAVRPGAPTPPTGSLMPQIHQAMPAFQQATPAPAPYGTLPQQNAAQAPPAPYQPPKAPSSTGEIGTISGSRPPISAWGTTPQPGLLSQPPAAPEPGASAQAKPEIKMSYSAEPPPTLQLKAVGKDGRGEPLDYQSETVPHYFMNPPPYTRRPPTLDGDLTDMTPPSLLQSMQIGKMTGVLMVISHEDMVEIYFEEGLPIHAIAPDSKGEAAVMELLMWDVGKFAFYPNERTTERTVRRRMEGMLMESAPLMDQYRYLAEVGLSMNSYVVRRQGMISESEFEQRVQRGARMDMEKQKQFYQLIDNKSTLFDLLRKMPMPKVEWIPTLYNLICCDLAAPSGNAQIEQAIPPLEAMGIDRAPIEAALKALKRPATGLIDYPVILHNLEQEFFRYEHTATPFCILLFDMRYRSKTGLDLLPPVAIQEAAKRIATVKRNIDCLAHFEQAGFILVLPSTQVSAATLVAKRLCDILWDSSLGGNLDSRSLALAFGVAGMPEDCQDLGSLLNSARESLNQSKRSGSPVVGTKKNN
- a CDS encoding DUF393 domain-containing protein produces the protein MDTGLNSAEITPLKSDYEHLKGCQIVLFDGVCGLCDRFVQTVLDNDPVGSFYFAPLQGPLAQATLARHGLDAESLESVFLVQNYATPAETVTAKSNAALKVMAQLKGPISWLKMAFIVPRFIRDFVYNVIAQNRYQIFGKVEQCRLPDPAQRARFVDI
- a CDS encoding alpha/beta fold hydrolase, with the translated sequence MTEFLSHPFKPASGLSNGHLMTIAPLLMGRRFPLTRSTAQECLIEVDKDVFITGYLHKPAKSLSTNLLIIVHGLESSAQATYVQGLCEKSLDSGLSVFRMNMRNCEGRLDLASGLYNAGLSQDLCRVAEYLKQTTNAQRVFACGFSLGGNIVLKAAAELGLVGSDLLSGVVAISPPIDLDLSVQAIESGINKLYEHNFLYSLKQKIRDKARLFPDVYDIGPLSQIQSLRQFDDRYTSIDAGYKCAAEYYAGASARPMLKQIDIPTLIIAAHDDPLVPFESFDGISEVETKGSGACVQLLAPRHGGHVSFVSANQLSINDLGCTGVAVVRDNYWAEWKALDFVLKIINCQ